A stretch of the Luteimonas sp. JM171 genome encodes the following:
- a CDS encoding PhoH family protein, with product MTQTTHRDFTLDPADSERLANLSGPFDGHLRQIELRMGVEIANRGNVFRVSGRDAETVAQAERLLRNLYEDAATETLDTGAINVRLSQSNLERNPEDYSPQEVTVKVKRGTVRGRGANQARYLHSIATHDINFGVGPAGTGKTFLAVAMAVEALNESKVQRLVLVRPAVEAGEKLGFLPGDLSQKVDPYLRPLYDALYEMLGVEKVIKLLEKSVIEIAPLAYMRGRTLNDAFVILDEAQNTTIEQMKMFLTRLGFGSTAVVTGDLTQIDLPRHVKSGLRDAIEVLRDVDGVGFTFFESRDVVRHPLVARIVSAYDSRDERDGANGAAP from the coding sequence ATGACCCAGACCACCCACCGCGACTTCACCCTTGATCCCGCCGACAGCGAGCGGCTGGCCAACCTGTCCGGGCCGTTCGACGGCCACCTGCGCCAGATCGAGCTGCGCATGGGGGTGGAAATCGCCAATCGCGGCAACGTCTTCAGGGTGAGCGGGCGCGACGCGGAGACGGTCGCGCAGGCAGAGCGGCTGCTGCGCAATCTCTATGAAGATGCCGCCACCGAGACCCTTGATACCGGGGCCATCAACGTGCGCCTGAGCCAGTCGAACCTGGAGCGCAACCCGGAGGATTACTCGCCGCAGGAAGTGACGGTGAAGGTCAAGCGCGGCACCGTGCGCGGCCGCGGCGCCAACCAGGCCCGGTACCTGCATTCCATCGCCACCCACGACATCAACTTCGGCGTCGGCCCGGCCGGCACCGGCAAGACCTTCCTTGCCGTGGCGATGGCGGTCGAAGCCCTGAACGAGTCCAAGGTGCAGCGGCTGGTGCTGGTGCGCCCGGCTGTGGAGGCCGGCGAGAAGCTGGGCTTTTTGCCCGGCGACCTGAGCCAGAAGGTCGATCCCTACCTGCGCCCCCTCTACGACGCCCTGTACGAGATGCTGGGCGTGGAAAAGGTCATCAAGCTGCTGGAAAAGAGCGTGATCGAGATCGCCCCGCTCGCCTACATGCGCGGGCGGACCCTCAACGACGCGTTCGTGATCCTGGACGAGGCCCAGAACACCACCATCGAGCAGATGAAGATGTTCCTGACCCGGCTGGGCTTCGGCTCCACCGCCGTGGTCACCGGCGACCTCACCCAGATCGACCTGCCCCGCCATGTGAAGTCCGGGCTGCGCGATGCCATCGAGGTGCTGCGCGATGTGGACGGGGTCGGGTTCACCTTTTTCGAATCCCGCGATGTCGTGCGCCACCCGCTCGTGGCCCGGATCGTCAGCGCCTACGACAGCCGCGACGAGCGGGATGGAGCCAACGGTGCGGCGCCATGA